The Deltaproteobacteria bacterium genome segment CGACCATCGTGCGCGGCCCGTATCTCCAGCAGCCGACGCCGGCCGGCATGACCCTGCGCTGGCGCACGGACGTCCCGACCGACAGCCGCGTGCGCTACGGCGCGGCCCCGGGATCGCTCGGTCTGACCGTAGACGACGCGGCCGTCACGACGGAGCACGTCGTGACCGTGTCGGCGCTGGCGCCCGACACCGTCTACTTCTACGCGATCGGGTCCACGAGCGCCGACCTCGAGGGCGACGACGCCGATCACTTCTTTCGCACAACCCCGACCCCCGGCGCGGTGCGCCCCCTGCGCATCTGGGTCACGGGCGACGGCGGCTACGCCAACGCCGACGGTATGGCCGTGCGGGACGCTTACGCGGCGTACAACGGCGCCGCGCCCACCGACCTCTGGCTCCTCCTCGGGGACAACGCCTACCCGACCGGCAACGACGCCAACTATCAGGCGGCGCTCTTCGACCTGCACCACGACATGCTGCGGAGCGTCCCGACGCTGTCCACGTTCGGCAACCACGAGGCCATGGCGGGCAACTCGGCGCTCCAGACCGGTCCCTACTTCACGATGTTCACCTTCCCGACGGCGGGCGAGGCCGGCGGCGTTCCGTCCGGCTCCGAAGCCTACTTCTCCTACGACTACGGCAACGTGCACTTCGTCGTGCTCGACTCGGAGCACAACTCCAAGGCCTCGACGAGCCCGATGATGCTGTGGCTCGAGGCGGATCTGCAGGCGACGACCGCCGACTGGATCATCGCGCTCTGGCACCGCCCCCCCTACAGCAAGGGCCTGCTGCACGACTCCGACCTCGAGTTCGAGGAGATCACCATGCGCACCAACGTCGTGCCGATGCTCGAGGACTACGGCGTCGACCTCGTGCTCTGCGGGCACAGCCACTCCTACGAGCGCAGCTACCTGCTCGACGGCCACTACGGGCTCTCCGACACGTTCGAGCTCCCGGTCCACGCTCGCGACGCCGGCGACGGCGATCCGAGCGGCAACGGCCCCTACCGCAAGCCGAGCCTCGGGCAGAGCCCGCGCAACGGGGCAGTGTACGTCGTCGCCGGCAGCTCGAGCGACGTCCGCACGACGACGCTGAACCATCCGGCGCTCCCGGTCGGGCTCCTCGAGCTCGGCTCGCTCGTGCTCGACGTCGACGGCCAGACGCTCACCGGCACGTTCGTGAACGCCGCCACGCAGGCGGCGGACCGCTTCCGCATCGTGAAGGGTCCATCCTGTCCGAGCGCGCCGCGGGGCGGCTGCGCGAGCGCCCCGAAAGGCCGGATCGCGCTCAGGAACGATCCCGTCGACACGAAGGACAAGGCGCAGTGGAAGTGGCAGAACGGCACGCTCGACAGCACGCAGATCGGCATGCCGAGCGGCCAGAGCGACGTCGCGGTCTGCCTGTACGATCAGAGCGGCAGCCTGTTCGGCGACGCCCTCGGCCACGGCGCCCCGGCGTGGAAGGCCAAGGGCGGCGGCGTGCAGTACGTCGAGAAGTCCGGGGCGCACGCCGGCATCACGAGCGTGAAGGGCACGTCGGGCACCGGCAAGGGACAGATCCAGGTGAAGGGCGCCGGCGCCTCGCTCGCGCTGCCGGCCGGCGCGCCGGCGTTCCCGTTGACGGCCCAGCTGATCAACCTCCAGAGCGGAGCGTGCTGGGAGTCGGTGTTCCCGACCGCCAAGGTCAACGACGGCGTGAAGCTCTCGGCGAAGCTCCCCTGAGCCGCGCTCGCGGCGGCTTCCGCCACGGCGGCGCCAACGCGCAAAGCGGCTTCGTGCGGTTCCGCGCGGTCAGAGACGCAGCTGGCGCGCGGCGAGGTCGCGCATGATCTCCTCGCTGCCGCCGCCGATCGCGTTGACGCGCACCTCGCGGTAGATGCGCTCGACCTTGTTGCCGCGCAGATAGCCGGCGCCGCCGAGCACCTGCATCGCCTCGCGGGCGCAGAACTCCATGGTGAGCGTCGCCTGGACCTTGAGGAGCGCCAGGTCCGTGACCGGCGTCTCGCCCTGCTGCACGCGCCAGGCGCAGTTCTCGAGATACGCCTGCGTCGCGTTCACCTGGCGGAGCATCTCGGCGACCTTGTGGCGAATGACCTGGTGGTCGGCGAGCCGCTTGCCGAAGGTGCGCCGCTCCCGCGCGTAGCGCGCGGCCTCGACGAGACACGTGCGGGCGTAGGCGTTCGCGCTCGCCGCCATGCCGAGACGCTCGCCGTTGAAGTTCAACACGATGCCGAGGAAGCCCTGGTTCTCGGCGCCGATCAGGTTCGCCGCCGGCACCCGCACCTCGTCGAAGTAGAGCGCCGCCGTGTCGGACGCCCACCAGCCCATCTTTTCGAGACGCGTGCGCGACACCCCGGGGCGGTCGAGCTCGATCAGGAGAAGCGAGATGCCGCCGTAGCCGGGACCGCCGGTGCGAACCGCAGCCGTCACGTAGTCGGCGCGAAGCCCGCCGGTGATGAACATCTTGCTGCCGCGCACGACGTAGTCGTCGCCGTCGCGGACGGCGCGGGTCTGGATGTTGGCGACGTCGCTGCCGGCATCGGGCTCGGTGATGCCGAGGCAGATGTGCTGTTCGCCCGAAAGCACGCGCGCCGCCACCCGGGTCTTGAGCTCCTCGGAGCCGAGCGCGAGCACGGGCGGGAGGCCGATCGCGTGCACCATCAACGAGGCGAAGATGCCGCCCGCGCCGATCTGCGCCGCCTCCTCGGACGTGATGATGTGGTGGAAGTGGTCGATCCCGGCCGACGTGCCGCCGTACTGCTCCGGGTATCCGAGGCCCAGCAGGCCGACCTCCGCCGCCTTGCCGTAGAGCGCGAGTGGGATCTCGCCCGCCGCTTCCCACGCCTCGACGTTCGGCGCGACCTCCTTCGCGAGCCAGCGACGGAGCGTATCGCGCCACTCGCGGTGGCTGTCGTCGTAGAACGGCGAGGCGGGCTTGGTGGAATCGAAATCGATGACGGCGGTGGACGGCATGATGACGGGCTCCCGTGACGAGGGTGATCGAGCGCGGCGCGACCGTTCTCCATACCAGCACGCGCGGCCGCGACGCCAATCGGAGCGGCGGCGGGGCGAGGCCGGCGGGGAGCAAGCGCGGGCTTGCCGCCGGAGCGCGGGCGCATGCCGCGTCGCTCGCGATCTCGACGTCGGCGCGCGCGGCCTCAGGCGGCCGGCGCGGTGATGCGGATCAGGTGGTCGAACGCCCCGAGAGCCGCCTTCGCCCCCTCGCCGGTCGCGATGATGATCTGCTTGTAGGGCACGGTGGTCGCGTCGCCGGCGGCGAACACCCCGGGAACGCTCGTCCGCCCCCGCTCGTCGACGACGATCTCGCCCGTCCGGGAGAGCTCGACCGCGCCGCGCAGCCAGCCGGTGCTCGGCAGCAGCCCGATCTGGACGAAGATCCCGGCGACGGCGAGATCGCGGACCGCGCCGCTCGCCCGCTCCTCGTAGCGGAGGCCGGTCACCCGCTGCCCGTCGCCGACGACCTCGGTCGTGCGCGCCCCGAGGATCACCTCGACGTTCGGCAGGCTGCGGAGCTTCCGCTGCAGCACCTCGTCCGCCTTGAGCGCGTCCATGAACTCGAGGATGGTCACGTGCTCGACGACGCCCGCGAGGTCGATCGCCGCCTCGACACCCGAGTTGCCGCCGCCGATCACGGCGACGCGCTTGCCCTTGAAGAGCGGACCGTCGCAGTGCGGGCAGTAGGTGACGCCGCGCGTCCGGTACTCGCCCTCGCCCGGGACGTTCATGTCGCGCCAGCGCGCGCCGGTGGCGAGCACGACGCTGCGGGCGGCGAGGCGCGCGCCGCTCGCGAGCTCGACCACGATCGGGTCGCCGGGGACGAGCTTCACCGCCCGCTCGAGCTTGATCACGTCGACGTCGTAAGCGGCGACGTGCGCTTCGAGAGCGGCGGCGAGCCTCGGGCCCTCGGTCGCCGCGACCGAGACGAAGTTCTCGATGGCGTTGGTGTCGAGCACCTGGCCGCCGAAGCGCTCGGCGACCACGCCGGTGCGGATGCCCTTGCGAGCGGCATAGATCGCGGCCGCCGCGCCCGCGGGTCCGCCGCCGACGACCAGCATGTCGAAGACCGGCTTGGCGTCGAGCACGCGCGCGCGCCGCTCCACGGCGCCGGCGTCGATCTTCGCGAGCAGCTCTTC includes the following:
- a CDS encoding metallophosphoesterase family protein, translated to MTPPALRLAALATSLLAATVADAATIVRGPYLQQPTPAGMTLRWRTDVPTDSRVRYGAAPGSLGLTVDDAAVTTEHVVTVSALAPDTVYFYAIGSTSADLEGDDADHFFRTTPTPGAVRPLRIWVTGDGGYANADGMAVRDAYAAYNGAAPTDLWLLLGDNAYPTGNDANYQAALFDLHHDMLRSVPTLSTFGNHEAMAGNSALQTGPYFTMFTFPTAGEAGGVPSGSEAYFSYDYGNVHFVVLDSEHNSKASTSPMMLWLEADLQATTADWIIALWHRPPYSKGLLHDSDLEFEEITMRTNVVPMLEDYGVDLVLCGHSHSYERSYLLDGHYGLSDTFELPVHARDAGDGDPSGNGPYRKPSLGQSPRNGAVYVVAGSSSDVRTTTLNHPALPVGLLELGSLVLDVDGQTLTGTFVNAATQAADRFRIVKGPSCPSAPRGGCASAPKGRIALRNDPVDTKDKAQWKWQNGTLDSTQIGMPSGQSDVAVCLYDQSGSLFGDALGHGAPAWKAKGGGVQYVEKSGAHAGITSVKGTSGTGKGQIQVKGAGASLALPAGAPAFPLTAQLINLQSGACWESVFPTAKVNDGVKLSAKLP
- a CDS encoding acyl-CoA dehydrogenase family protein; its protein translation is MPSTAVIDFDSTKPASPFYDDSHREWRDTLRRWLAKEVAPNVEAWEAAGEIPLALYGKAAEVGLLGLGYPEQYGGTSAGIDHFHHIITSEEAAQIGAGGIFASLMVHAIGLPPVLALGSEELKTRVAARVLSGEQHICLGITEPDAGSDVANIQTRAVRDGDDYVVRGSKMFITGGLRADYVTAAVRTGGPGYGGISLLLIELDRPGVSRTRLEKMGWWASDTAALYFDEVRVPAANLIGAENQGFLGIVLNFNGERLGMAASANAYARTCLVEAARYARERRTFGKRLADHQVIRHKVAEMLRQVNATQAYLENCAWRVQQGETPVTDLALLKVQATLTMEFCAREAMQVLGGAGYLRGNKVERIYREVRVNAIGGGSEEIMRDLAARQLRL
- the ahpF gene encoding alkyl hydroperoxide reductase subunit F; the encoded protein is MLDDALKAQLGQYLEHLRRPIEVAAALDDGADSAEMRRLLADLAEASSMVRVVEDARAGGATGVRRPSFAIHLPGEAPRVRFAGLPLGHEFTSLVLALLHVGGHPPKVGGDALAQVDALTGPFHFETYFSQSCQNCPDVVQALNLMAARNPNVTHVAIDGATFPHEVAERQVMAVPTVYLNGERLGQGRMELEELLAKIDAGAVERRARVLDAKPVFDMLVVGGGPAGAAAAIYAARKGIRTGVVAERFGGQVLDTNAIENFVSVAATEGPRLAAALEAHVAAYDVDVIKLERAVKLVPGDPIVVELASGARLAARSVVLATGARWRDMNVPGEGEYRTRGVTYCPHCDGPLFKGKRVAVIGGGNSGVEAAIDLAGVVEHVTILEFMDALKADEVLQRKLRSLPNVEVILGARTTEVVGDGQRVTGLRYEERASGAVRDLAVAGIFVQIGLLPSTGWLRGAVELSRTGEIVVDERGRTSVPGVFAAGDATTVPYKQIIIATGEGAKAALGAFDHLIRITAPAA